Genomic window (Chondrocystis sp. NIES-4102):
GAGGGTTGTGCTAGTCGTAATTTTTATCGTTTAGAAAATGCCAATATTATTAAGCTTTATTATAATAAGCCCAAAATAACCTATTTAGTTTATCCTGAATTTGACACCCAAGCTCACCCCACTTTACAAGCAACTTTAGAGGTTGATTTACATAATTTATCTGTTACCTATCACGATATTTCTGATGAGACTAATCCTTTAATTTTGCATCAAAAAGATGCTTTAGTTGCTCCTGATTATCCGAGTTATGAAAAGTTTGTTCGTCTTACTCAAATAGAACAAAAATCAGGTTTATTGGAAAATCAAGAAGCTATTCGTCGTTTGCACGGTTGGTTGCGTTGTTTGAGGGAACATGAAGTAAAAATTGAAGGACATCAATTAAGTACTGGTATGAAATAATGCTGTCAAAGGTGGAATTATTTGCTAGAGAAATTTATCTTCTGTTATTAATTCCAGTGATTTTAATATTTAAGCTAGTCTAACTAATAAAATATCTAATCAATCACAACAATTATCTGGCATAAAAGAAAATTACTAAAGCGTTAATCCTAACTTAATTAACATTTAATTTATCCATACTTAGATAAGTATATAGTCAGCTTGGGGTAATCAAAACCCAGTAAAACTATAGATATCTCAATAAAATAAATCCTATTAAACTTATCTAGGGGTGGTTATGTTATTGTTAAAAAAACTTAGAAAAAAAACACTAACATTTCTGAGTATTGCCTTTTTTGTACTGACTTTTGTCTTTTATCCTGCTCTTTTACATCCAAACTCAACATTAAAAATAATTGCATCAGAGATTAATATAGCTCAGAAATCAGAGCAATTTACTCAATTAAACATTGCCCAAGCCAGTGCAACTGCAAAAAGCAGCCAATCAACACAACAAGAAGAAAAAGTGATTGATTTTTTTCAAATGGCAATGGGTGCTTTAGCTGGGTTAGTACTCTTTATCTTTGGAGTTACTCGTCTGTCTGAAGGTTTAGAAGACTTGGGGACAGAGAGAATGAAGAGTTTTTTAAGCAAATGTACTACTAACCGTTTGGCTGGAATTCTAACGGGAGCAGTTGCCACAACTTTCTTAGAATCTTCCTCCGTCACCATTATTATGGTTATCGCTATGGTTAGTGCAGGGGTTTTAACTTTCGTACAGTCCCTCGGCGTTGTCTTAGGCTCAAATATTGGTACAGCAGTTGGGGCGCAAATAATTTCCCTCAATATTGAATTATATGTTCCCCTGTTAATGTTTGCTGGACTATTAATGTTATTTTTAGGTAAAACCAAGAGGCAAAAAACCCTTGGGATCATTCTTCTGGGATTTGGCTTGATGTTTTATGGGCTAGAAGCCATTGACGAAGCGATGAAGCCCTTTAGAGACTATCAACCCTTCATTAGCTTAATGAAACGATTAGGTGATAATCCAGTGCTAGGGGCATTAGTAGGAGCGATTTTTACCATTATCATTCAATCATCTTCGGCGACTGTGGCGATCGTAATTACCTTAGCAAGTTCTGGTTTAATTGCTTTACCTGCGGGTATTGCCATAATGTTGGGTGCAGAAGTGGGTACTTGCGCCGATACCCTATTGGCTACTATTGGTCGAGGTAGTGCAGCTTTACGCACAGGTGTTTTTCACCTCTTATTTAACTTAATCAGTGCTGCTTTAGGAATTGTCTTTGCTCCTCAATTAGTCCAATTAGCTCAAGCAATTTCGGGGGATGGAGGAGTGGGACGACAAGTTGCCAATGCTCAAATGCTATTTAATATTTTGGGTGTTGTTTTAGTAATTGGTTTTTTACCTGCCGTAGCGCGGATCTTAACCCGTCTTATACCTGATAAGCAAGCTGACTTAGAACGAAGACAAAGACAAGAGGAAAAGCACAAGCAGAAGGAAACCGTAGGTATTTAATCGAGATATATCTTCTGTTGACTATTTAACTTATAATTGCTGTGAGCTAAAAAATATCCCTTGAGTTATCTCCTATGGAATCTGAAGCTCAACGCCAGGGGTTAGAAATTAGTAAATCTAAACTAGCAGAACTACAACCTTTAGCAGGTAGAAATCCGATGTTAGCTAAAAAAATTATCAAAAACGAAGCCCTCGGACTAAGGACGTGGTGATTGTGCCAATTATCATCGCTGCATT
Coding sequences:
- a CDS encoding putative transporter; translated protein: MLLLKKLRKKTLTFLSIAFFVLTFVFYPALLHPNSTLKIIASEINIAQKSEQFTQLNIAQASATAKSSQSTQQEEKVIDFFQMAMGALAGLVLFIFGVTRLSEGLEDLGTERMKSFLSKCTTNRLAGILTGAVATTFLESSSVTIIMVIAMVSAGVLTFVQSLGVVLGSNIGTAVGAQIISLNIELYVPLLMFAGLLMLFLGKTKRQKTLGIILLGFGLMFYGLEAIDEAMKPFRDYQPFISLMKRLGDNPVLGALVGAIFTIIIQSSSATVAIVITLASSGLIALPAGIAIMLGAEVGTCADTLLATIGRGSAALRTGVFHLLFNLISAALGIVFAPQLVQLAQAISGDGGVGRQVANAQMLFNILGVVLVIGFLPAVARILTRLIPDKQADLERRQRQEEKHKQKETVGI